In Hymenobacter sublimis, a single genomic region encodes these proteins:
- a CDS encoding Glu/Leu/Phe/Val dehydrogenase dimerization domain-containing protein, giving the protein MVETKVLTETSVFGQIAEHQHEQVVFCHDHETGLRAIIGIHNTVLGPALGGTRMWHYTSEAEALNDVLRLSRGMTYKAAISGLNLGGGKAVIIGDAKTMKTEALLRKFGRFVQNLNGKYITAEDVNMTTKDMEYIRMETKHVSGLPESMGGSGDPSPVTAYGTYMGMKAAANKAFGSDSLAGKRIAVQGVGHVGTYLLEYLQKEGAKLVLTDYYEDRALEAAARFGAKVVGLDEIYDQDVDIYSPCALGATLNDDTLRRLKCQVVAGCANNQLADENVHGPALVERGIIYAPDFLINAGGLINVCSEVQGGNRESVMTQTERIYDITTQVLNRATQEGSHPQAAATRQAEERIKAIGKVKSTY; this is encoded by the coding sequence ATGGTAGAAACGAAAGTGTTGACCGAAACGTCGGTCTTCGGGCAAATTGCCGAGCACCAGCATGAGCAGGTAGTATTCTGCCACGACCACGAGACGGGTCTGCGCGCCATCATTGGCATTCATAACACGGTGCTGGGCCCTGCCTTGGGCGGCACGCGCATGTGGCACTACACCTCGGAGGCCGAAGCCCTGAACGACGTGCTACGCCTCTCGCGCGGTATGACGTACAAGGCTGCTATTTCCGGCCTGAATCTGGGTGGGGGCAAAGCCGTCATCATCGGCGACGCCAAAACCATGAAGACGGAGGCCCTGCTGCGTAAGTTCGGCCGCTTCGTGCAAAACCTGAACGGCAAGTACATCACGGCCGAGGATGTGAACATGACCACCAAGGACATGGAATACATTCGGATGGAAACCAAGCACGTGTCGGGCCTGCCCGAGAGCATGGGCGGTAGCGGCGACCCGTCGCCGGTTACGGCCTACGGCACCTACATGGGCATGAAAGCTGCTGCTAATAAGGCGTTTGGCTCCGACTCGCTGGCCGGCAAGCGCATTGCTGTGCAGGGCGTGGGCCACGTGGGTACCTACCTGCTGGAGTACTTGCAGAAGGAAGGCGCTAAGCTGGTGCTGACTGACTACTACGAGGACCGTGCTCTGGAAGCCGCGGCTCGTTTCGGGGCCAAAGTAGTCGGTCTGGACGAAATCTACGACCAGGATGTGGATATCTACTCGCCCTGCGCCCTGGGAGCTACCCTCAACGACGACACCCTACGCCGCCTAAAGTGCCAGGTAGTAGCCGGCTGCGCCAATAACCAGCTGGCCGACGAGAATGTGCACGGTCCGGCCCTGGTAGAGCGCGGCATCATCTATGCCCCCGACTTCCTCATCAATGCCGGCGGCCTGATTAACGTCTGCTCCGAAGTGCAGGGCGGCAACCGCGAGTCGGTGATGACCCAGACGGAGCGCATCTACGACATTACCACCCAGGTGCTGAACCGCGCCACCCAGGAAGGTAGCCACCCCCAAGCCGCCGCTACCCGCCAGGCCGAGGAACGTATCAAAGCCATCGGTAAGGTTAAATCAACTTACTAG
- the nusB gene encoding transcription antitermination factor NusB codes for MLNRRTLRIKVMQALYAYHQAVGSDFLLALDQIADAFAPDLNSPEPQDRKQLQGQRKMAEVIFKEWHKTAEQPEPTDDADVNDAVKEAIKYYQKAVAKDATYYGGQMVHAAESIHDQYIHLLNIPEALLQVIEEEKVRDSRRFTAAKEPLLDATRLQENPVIEKLINNLQLQDLTIRRSLKWHGEDELDALRNAWRNEMKQDPELLSYLAAPAGNYQQDQEILKHIYKTYVFKGESLPAYIEEDDLNWEENRAIVKNLVVKTIKMLDEAADENLVLMSLSANWQEDKEFAESLYKQTLADDEKYEKLIAESVQNWDVERVALTDKILLKMALCEMHLFRAIPVKVTINEYIEISKMYSTPKSKQFVNGILDKLAQDLTASGAIRKSGRGLLDNQ; via the coding sequence ATGCTCAACCGTCGCACGCTTCGCATCAAGGTCATGCAGGCCCTGTACGCCTACCATCAGGCCGTCGGGTCCGATTTTCTATTGGCCCTTGATCAGATTGCGGATGCCTTCGCGCCCGATTTGAACTCGCCCGAGCCCCAGGACCGCAAGCAACTGCAGGGCCAGCGCAAAATGGCCGAGGTCATTTTCAAGGAGTGGCACAAAACCGCCGAGCAGCCGGAGCCTACCGATGATGCGGACGTGAACGACGCCGTGAAAGAGGCCATTAAATACTACCAGAAGGCCGTAGCCAAGGACGCTACCTACTACGGAGGCCAGATGGTGCACGCCGCCGAGAGCATTCACGACCAGTACATTCACTTGCTCAATATCCCGGAGGCTCTGCTTCAGGTGATTGAGGAGGAAAAGGTACGCGACTCGCGCCGGTTTACGGCTGCTAAGGAGCCCCTGCTCGATGCCACACGCCTGCAGGAGAATCCGGTTATCGAGAAGCTCATCAACAACCTGCAGCTCCAGGACCTGACCATTCGCCGCTCCCTGAAGTGGCACGGCGAGGACGAGCTGGACGCCCTGCGCAACGCTTGGCGCAACGAGATGAAGCAGGACCCGGAGCTGCTGAGCTACCTGGCAGCCCCTGCCGGTAACTACCAGCAGGACCAGGAAATCCTCAAGCACATCTACAAAACCTACGTGTTCAAGGGCGAAAGTCTGCCGGCCTACATTGAGGAGGACGACCTGAACTGGGAGGAAAACCGCGCCATCGTGAAAAACCTGGTGGTGAAAACCATCAAGATGCTCGACGAGGCGGCCGACGAAAACCTAGTACTCATGTCACTGTCCGCTAACTGGCAGGAAGACAAGGAGTTTGCTGAAAGCCTGTACAAGCAGACCCTGGCCGACGACGAGAAGTACGAGAAGCTGATTGCCGAGTCGGTGCAGAACTGGGACGTGGAGCGCGTAGCCCTGACCGACAAGATTCTGCTGAAAATGGCCCTCTGCGAGATGCACCTGTTCCGGGCTATTCCGGTGAAAGTGACCATCAACGAGTACATCGAAATCAGCAAGATGTACTCCACGCCCAAGAGCAAGCAATTTGTAAACGGGATTCTGGATAAATTGGCGCAGGATCTGACGGCTAGCGGCGCTATCCGCAAATCGGGCCGAGGCTTGCTGGACAACCAGTAA
- a CDS encoding YtxH domain-containing protein, whose amino-acid sequence MGSKTTTGILCFAGGALTGAVIGLLYAPEKGRETRSWLSYQLEKYRETLAELTENLVTSRADQGPSSAKSEGQRVIQDAKSKAEQLLGDVDQLINQINSRKTV is encoded by the coding sequence ATGGGTAGCAAAACCACTACCGGCATTCTGTGCTTTGCCGGCGGCGCCCTCACCGGGGCCGTTATCGGACTACTATACGCACCTGAAAAAGGTCGCGAAACGCGCAGCTGGCTGAGCTATCAGCTGGAAAAGTACCGCGAAACTTTGGCTGAACTAACCGAAAATCTGGTGACTAGCCGCGCCGATCAGGGCCCTAGCTCTGCTAAGAGCGAAGGCCAGCGCGTAATTCAAGACGCCAAGAGCAAGGCCGAGCAACTACTGGGCGATGTTGATCAGCTTATCAACCAGATCAATTCCCGGAAAACAGTATAA
- a CDS encoding isocitrate/isopropylmalate dehydrogenase family protein — protein MHLITLIPGDGIGPEITKAVTDIFAAAQVPVQWEEQNAGQTTFDQSGELIPQALLTSLEKNKVALKGPITTPVGKGFRSINVTLRQKYDLYQNVRPSKTTEGIQTRYAGIDLVLFRENTEGLYAGLEIFDEHNGIGDSIARVSVTGARKICRAAFAYAAKHGRKKVTLAHKANILKVPGKIMLDAAQEAAREFPQVQYEDKIIDNMCMQLVTKPEQFDVIVTTNLFGDILSDLCAGLVGGLGVVSGANIGDDMAIFEAVHGSAPDIAGQGKANPTALLRSALMMLHHIGEHEHANNIERALETTLQNKEKCTGDLGGSASTSEFAQAIIDNLNK, from the coding sequence ATGCATCTCATCACTCTCATCCCCGGCGACGGCATTGGCCCCGAAATCACGAAAGCAGTAACCGATATTTTCGCGGCGGCGCAGGTGCCGGTGCAGTGGGAGGAGCAGAACGCGGGCCAGACCACCTTCGACCAGTCGGGGGAGCTAATTCCGCAGGCTCTGCTCACGTCGCTGGAGAAAAACAAAGTAGCCCTAAAAGGCCCGATTACGACCCCCGTCGGCAAAGGCTTCCGCTCTATCAACGTGACGCTACGCCAGAAGTACGACCTGTACCAGAACGTGCGGCCCTCCAAAACCACTGAAGGCATCCAGACGCGTTACGCGGGCATTGACTTGGTGCTGTTCCGCGAAAACACCGAGGGTCTGTACGCCGGCCTGGAAATCTTCGACGAGCACAACGGCATCGGCGACTCCATTGCCCGCGTGTCGGTGACGGGTGCCCGCAAAATCTGCCGCGCCGCCTTCGCCTACGCTGCCAAACACGGCCGCAAAAAGGTAACGCTGGCCCATAAGGCCAACATTCTGAAGGTGCCCGGCAAAATCATGCTGGATGCCGCCCAGGAGGCCGCTCGCGAGTTTCCTCAGGTTCAGTATGAGGACAAGATCATCGACAACATGTGCATGCAGCTGGTAACCAAGCCGGAGCAGTTCGATGTGATTGTAACCACCAATCTATTCGGTGACATCCTCTCCGACCTCTGCGCCGGCCTCGTGGGCGGGCTAGGGGTAGTGTCGGGTGCCAACATCGGCGACGACATGGCCATTTTCGAAGCGGTGCACGGCTCGGCCCCCGACATTGCCGGTCAGGGCAAAGCCAACCCCACTGCCCTGCTGCGCTCGGCCCTGATGATGCTGCACCACATTGGCGAGCATGAGCACGCCAACAACATCGAGCGGGCCCTGGAGACGACGCTGCAAAACAAGGAGAAGTGCACCGGCGACCTAGGCGGCTCCGCTTCCACCAGCGAGTTTGCCCAGGCCATCATCGATAATCTGAACAAGTAG
- a CDS encoding DUF1573 domain-containing protein, protein MKRNLFSAFLLSGALLLGACNNNKAEVGAEGMNAAAANANEAVANPVVDNPNVTNETEAPNPNAPVMNFAVAEHDFGDIKPGDVVKHTFEFTNTGKSPLLIENATASCGCTTPNWTKEPIAPGAKGTIDVQFDSHGKSGIQNKEVAIQANTQPSITKVVIKANILSDGQNGPTR, encoded by the coding sequence ATGAAACGCAATCTGTTTTCAGCTTTCCTGCTTTCCGGCGCGCTGCTGCTGGGTGCTTGTAACAACAACAAGGCCGAGGTTGGGGCCGAGGGCATGAACGCCGCCGCCGCCAACGCCAACGAGGCGGTAGCTAACCCGGTCGTTGATAACCCCAACGTAACCAACGAAACGGAGGCCCCGAACCCGAACGCCCCGGTCATGAACTTTGCCGTTGCTGAGCACGATTTCGGCGACATCAAGCCCGGTGACGTGGTAAAGCACACCTTCGAGTTCACCAACACCGGCAAGTCGCCGTTGCTGATTGAAAACGCCACGGCTTCCTGCGGCTGCACTACCCCCAACTGGACCAAGGAGCCCATTGCGCCCGGCGCCAAAGGCACCATTGATGTGCAGTTTGACTCGCACGGCAAAAGCGGCATCCAGAACAAGGAAGTAGCCATTCAGGCCAACACCCAGCCTAGCATCACGAAAGTGGTAATTAAGGCCAACATCCTTTCCGACGGCCAGAACGGTCCCACGCGCTAA
- the yajC gene encoding preprotein translocase subunit YajC has protein sequence MLQLMFATLLLQASPTSGGLISYLPLVAMVVVMYFFMIRPQQRRSAEAKKFRAALAKGANVVTIGGLHGRVVDVNEDTVTVEVDKGVRLRFDRSAIAREVVSKNATPAA, from the coding sequence ATGCTACAGCTCATGTTTGCCACGCTTCTGCTCCAAGCCTCGCCTACCTCCGGCGGCCTGATTTCCTACCTGCCACTCGTGGCCATGGTAGTCGTGATGTACTTCTTTATGATCCGGCCTCAGCAGCGCCGTTCCGCCGAAGCCAAAAAGTTTCGGGCGGCACTAGCGAAGGGCGCCAATGTGGTGACTATCGGTGGGTTGCACGGCCGGGTGGTAGATGTGAACGAGGACACCGTGACGGTGGAAGTAGACAAAGGAGTGCGTCTGCGCTTTGACCGCTCAGCCATTGCCCGCGAGGTAGTCAGCAAAAACGCTACCCCCGCCGCTTAA
- the coaE gene encoding dephospho-CoA kinase (Dephospho-CoA kinase (CoaE) performs the final step in coenzyme A biosynthesis.), with protein sequence MLKIGITGGIGSGKSVVCRLFQVLGAPVYDSDARAKWVMAHHPQLREELTAAFGSETFDTQGQLNRTYLARVAFPDPTQLARLNALVHPHVGRDFEAWATAQQAAGYPYLLKEAALLYESGAYQQLDRIITVFAPLEIRQARVLHRDPHRTPDDILTIIGKQLSEEEKIRRANYVIHNDDHHLLIPQVLQLDKEFRQY encoded by the coding sequence ATGCTGAAAATCGGGATTACCGGCGGAATAGGCTCCGGGAAAAGCGTGGTATGCCGACTGTTTCAAGTGCTAGGCGCTCCGGTGTATGATTCTGATGCTCGCGCTAAATGGGTTATGGCGCACCACCCGCAGCTGCGAGAAGAACTCACGGCCGCCTTCGGTTCCGAAACGTTCGATACCCAGGGCCAGCTAAACCGCACGTATCTGGCCCGCGTAGCCTTTCCCGACCCGACCCAACTGGCCCGCCTCAATGCCCTGGTGCACCCCCACGTAGGCCGCGACTTTGAGGCCTGGGCCACCGCCCAACAAGCGGCTGGCTACCCCTACCTTCTCAAGGAAGCCGCCTTGCTGTATGAGTCCGGCGCCTATCAGCAGCTAGACCGCATCATCACCGTATTTGCGCCCCTGGAAATTCGTCAGGCCCGGGTGCTCCACCGCGACCCGCACCGCACCCCCGATGATATCCTGACCATCATCGGCAAGCAGCTCAGCGAGGAAGAAAAAATCCGCCGGGCCAACTACGTCATCCACAACGACGACCATCATCTATTAATCCCGCAGGTCCTGCAGCTGGACAAGGAATTCAGACAGTATTAG
- a CDS encoding GNAT family N-acetyltransferase has protein sequence MPLLEVSSPQHIRQFLDLPARLYQDQPSWIAPLDHEIEAVFDPQRNHNFAHGEAIRWILTNEAGTVIGRVAAFINHETPQTDPTLPVGGMGFFECVNDQAAANVLFEACRQWLSQRGLQAMDGPINFGERDRYWGLLTAGFTEPNYGMFYHLPYYQQLFEQYGFQVFFKQYTCYREVAAPLHESFSRAAVKYAQQYPEFRFQHAQKRDAEKLAQDFHHVYNLAWANHSGVNPMSLDKARALVKEMKPVVDERLLWFAYHHDEPIAFFVSLPELNQIFKHVGRNFNLWGKLRFLWEKRKYDQRSDKKMFGVIFGVVPEWQGKGIESALMVHARAEFMRAGYTDIEMNWIGDFNPRMLAVTRSIGARIHKTHVTYRYLFDRARPFERSPIIR, from the coding sequence ATGCCCCTGCTTGAAGTTTCTTCCCCCCAGCACATTCGTCAGTTCCTGGATTTGCCCGCGCGCCTGTACCAGGATCAGCCCAGCTGGATTGCGCCCCTCGACCACGAAATAGAAGCCGTTTTCGACCCGCAGCGCAACCATAACTTCGCCCACGGTGAAGCCATCCGTTGGATTCTGACCAATGAGGCCGGCACGGTCATCGGGCGGGTTGCGGCCTTTATCAACCACGAAACACCCCAAACCGATCCAACTCTGCCCGTGGGCGGCATGGGCTTTTTTGAGTGCGTTAATGACCAGGCGGCGGCCAACGTGCTGTTCGAAGCGTGCCGGCAATGGTTAAGCCAGCGTGGCCTGCAAGCCATGGACGGTCCCATCAACTTCGGGGAGCGGGACCGGTACTGGGGCCTGCTAACGGCGGGCTTCACGGAGCCCAACTACGGCATGTTCTACCACTTGCCCTACTACCAGCAACTGTTTGAGCAGTACGGTTTTCAGGTATTCTTCAAGCAGTATACTTGCTACCGCGAGGTAGCCGCTCCCTTGCACGAGAGCTTTAGCCGGGCGGCGGTGAAATACGCTCAGCAGTATCCGGAGTTCCGCTTTCAGCACGCGCAAAAACGTGACGCCGAGAAGCTGGCCCAAGACTTTCACCACGTCTATAACCTGGCTTGGGCCAACCACAGCGGCGTTAATCCCATGTCCCTGGACAAGGCCCGGGCCTTGGTGAAGGAGATGAAGCCCGTAGTGGATGAGCGCCTGCTCTGGTTTGCCTACCACCACGACGAGCCCATTGCCTTCTTCGTGAGCCTGCCCGAGCTAAACCAAATTTTTAAGCACGTAGGCCGCAACTTCAACCTCTGGGGCAAGTTGCGTTTCCTGTGGGAAAAGCGGAAGTACGACCAGCGCTCCGACAAGAAAATGTTCGGCGTCATTTTCGGGGTGGTGCCGGAGTGGCAGGGCAAAGGCATTGAGTCGGCGCTGATGGTGCACGCCCGGGCCGAGTTTATGCGCGCCGGCTACACCGATATCGAAATGAACTGGATTGGCGACTTCAACCCTCGCATGCTGGCCGTTACCCGTTCCATCGGGGCCCGCATTCACAAAACCCACGTCACCTACCGCTACCTCTTCGACCGCGCCCGCCCCTTCGAGCGCAGCCCAATTATCCGGTAG
- a CDS encoding AsmA-like C-terminal region-containing protein — MLALLVGAVGGVWLGQDRIIGLFVQALNRRLQVPVQASRLEVSVLDQFPRLSVTLHNVVVAGSEPTDTVKLARARRLYCAFDAWDLLAGRYHIRAVTLADAQVRVRRNAQGRGNYHVLRPDTTAPAATSPFGMELEGIELQRVRVLYEDASRHQHFSLHTPQLRAALSITDARLDITAQGVAQVAALRLGNDEYFQRKELTVSTTLVIDRPGQKLTIEPSQIHIGPAAYAVAGTIDYQRAAVLDVRCEATGADVQSVLALLPPRLAQRLAGYRSRGAVYFGGTVRGELSAARNPTVAVRFGCKEASFYHPRYQQAIDHVSLTGAFTNGSSQAARTAELTLNNVRGQLSGRPFSGNLQIRNFADPRVQLQAQAELDVARAVRFFPLATVRQARGNATVRLRLNGRLQDLRHRPTAAQASGELALRDVYLQLRDFRQPFTHLTGRLQLQGSDVAVPALSGELGNSDFRGRGTLRNVTRWLLQPGQPLRLEAVVASRLLDFNQLLYAYQPVATPSAGQKQGSTTKGDGLRVPASIALNLQTTAAQLRFRRLRGRTLRGTLHLQDRVFTSPGLTLLAAGGQVSVQGRVDVRQPQLMKASTVVGCQQVPLDSLFYVFEDFGQQFITQRHLRGRLTATAEVDSYFDQHLTPLTDRLEAEVHATVRQGELLNFEPMQKLSFLASRATLRHLRFAELQNRLYVQSRTVYVPEMDIRSNVKAASLIRVTGTHTFDQQMDYHVRIPLLPGLLPQVRAGAEGPMLRLAIQGNERDFTIRYERAAREPTAPVVAGPATGTRPSSASSAPRTTAAPIGPAAVAKPSFEIKKPVKKPAQPQTGEYFDF; from the coding sequence TTGCTTGCGCTCCTGGTTGGCGCGGTAGGCGGCGTGTGGTTGGGGCAGGATCGAATCATCGGCTTGTTTGTGCAGGCCCTGAACCGGCGCCTGCAAGTACCCGTGCAAGCCAGCCGCTTGGAGGTATCAGTGCTAGATCAGTTTCCACGCTTGTCCGTGACCCTGCACAACGTAGTGGTGGCCGGCTCCGAGCCTACCGATACCGTGAAGCTGGCCCGGGCCCGGCGGCTCTACTGCGCCTTTGATGCTTGGGACCTGCTGGCCGGCCGCTACCACATCCGGGCCGTTACGCTGGCCGATGCGCAGGTGCGGGTGCGCCGCAACGCCCAGGGCCGGGGCAACTACCACGTTCTGCGCCCTGATACCACCGCTCCCGCCGCTACCTCACCTTTCGGCATGGAGCTGGAAGGTATTGAACTGCAGCGGGTGCGGGTGCTGTACGAAGATGCCAGCCGGCATCAGCACTTCAGCCTGCACACCCCACAGCTGCGCGCGGCCTTAAGCATCACCGACGCCCGCTTGGATATTACCGCCCAAGGGGTAGCGCAGGTGGCAGCCCTACGCCTGGGAAATGACGAGTACTTTCAGCGCAAAGAGCTGACGGTGAGTACAACGTTGGTTATCGACCGGCCCGGCCAGAAGCTGACCATTGAACCCTCCCAAATCCATATCGGACCCGCCGCTTACGCGGTAGCGGGCACCATTGATTACCAGCGGGCGGCCGTGTTAGATGTGCGCTGCGAGGCCACCGGGGCTGATGTGCAATCGGTGCTGGCGCTACTGCCGCCCCGCCTGGCCCAGCGGCTAGCGGGCTACCGGAGCCGAGGCGCTGTATATTTTGGGGGCACGGTGCGCGGCGAGTTGTCTGCCGCCCGTAACCCCACGGTAGCGGTGCGGTTTGGCTGCAAGGAAGCCTCTTTTTACCACCCCCGCTACCAGCAGGCCATTGACCACGTCAGCCTTACCGGGGCTTTCACCAACGGAAGCTCCCAGGCCGCCCGTACCGCCGAGCTAACCCTGAACAATGTGCGGGGGCAACTTAGTGGCCGGCCTTTCAGCGGTAATCTGCAAATTCGCAATTTCGCCGACCCCCGGGTGCAGCTGCAGGCCCAGGCGGAGTTAGACGTGGCCCGGGCGGTGCGTTTCTTCCCGCTTGCTACCGTGCGCCAGGCCCGCGGCAATGCCACGGTGCGGCTACGGTTGAACGGACGCCTGCAAGACCTGCGTCATCGGCCCACTGCGGCTCAGGCTAGTGGGGAATTAGCCCTGCGAGACGTGTACCTGCAGCTGCGCGACTTTCGGCAGCCCTTCACCCACCTAACCGGCCGCTTGCAGCTACAGGGCTCGGATGTGGCCGTACCTGCCCTGAGCGGGGAGCTGGGAAACTCCGATTTTCGGGGCCGAGGCACACTGCGCAACGTAACCCGGTGGCTGCTCCAGCCCGGTCAGCCCCTCCGGCTGGAGGCCGTGGTAGCCAGCCGCCTCTTGGATTTCAATCAGCTCCTCTACGCCTACCAGCCCGTGGCTACCCCATCTGCCGGCCAGAAACAGGGTAGTACTACAAAAGGGGATGGCTTGCGCGTACCGGCCAGTATTGCCCTCAACCTGCAGACGACGGCTGCCCAGCTGCGTTTTCGGCGGCTGCGGGGGCGTACCCTGCGCGGCACGTTACACCTACAGGACCGGGTGTTTACTTCCCCTGGCCTAACGTTGCTCGCTGCCGGGGGCCAAGTGAGCGTACAGGGCCGCGTAGATGTGCGCCAGCCCCAGCTTATGAAGGCCAGTACCGTGGTAGGCTGCCAGCAAGTGCCGCTGGACAGCTTGTTCTACGTGTTCGAGGATTTCGGTCAGCAGTTTATCACCCAGCGCCACTTGCGGGGCCGCCTTACGGCGACGGCCGAGGTCGATTCTTACTTCGACCAGCATCTAACCCCACTTACCGACCGCCTGGAGGCGGAAGTGCACGCTACCGTCCGGCAGGGCGAGCTACTTAACTTCGAGCCCATGCAGAAGCTGAGCTTTTTAGCCAGCCGAGCCACCCTGCGCCATTTGCGGTTTGCCGAGTTGCAAAACCGCCTCTACGTGCAAAGCCGGACTGTGTATGTGCCCGAAATGGATATTCGGTCTAACGTGAAAGCCGCCTCCCTGATTCGGGTGACGGGCACCCACACATTTGATCAGCAAATGGACTATCACGTTCGGATTCCCTTGTTGCCTGGGCTGCTGCCCCAGGTTCGGGCCGGGGCGGAAGGGCCTATGCTGCGCCTGGCTATTCAGGGCAACGAGCGGGACTTTACCATTCGCTACGAGCGGGCGGCCCGGGAGCCCACCGCGCCGGTTGTGGCGGGGCCAGCCACCGGCACCCGGCCCAGTAGTGCAAGCAGTGCCCCCAGAACCACGGCTGCTCCCATCGGCCCCGCCGCCGTGGCAAAACCCAGTTTCGAGATAAAAAAACCAGTGAAAAAACCAGCCCAGCCGCAAACAGGCGAGTACTTTGATTTTTAA
- a CDS encoding TerB family tellurite resistance protein: MNDTQLLQNYSDQEKAAYLSVIASLASADREASAAEIEFLQQLAHQANLSGGATQQVLSAAKDASNESIKGNLDALRSSDLRFSLVTDLISFARADGAYSNTEEEMVNKIAAYLGINQQQKQVLEQVVDQAAHVPHDANDPAKQGFLGGISDKLSNVGIPKGALMAGLLGVVAPMVISRVMNRGGGMPGGGGGLLGGMTGGGTMGGLLGGAAQSGMGGLLGGLLGGGLLGGMMGGGGQQSSYGNYPQQGSHVGSGGLGSLMSILGGLGGQPNSQPRSAGGGGLGGLMNGGMGGLLGGLLGGR; encoded by the coding sequence ATGAACGATACCCAACTCCTGCAGAACTACTCCGACCAAGAGAAAGCCGCTTACCTGAGCGTTATTGCTAGCCTCGCTTCTGCTGACCGCGAAGCATCGGCCGCCGAAATAGAGTTCCTGCAGCAACTTGCCCACCAGGCCAACCTGAGCGGCGGCGCTACCCAACAGGTACTGAGCGCAGCCAAAGACGCCTCTAACGAAAGCATCAAAGGCAACTTGGATGCCCTGCGCTCCAGCGACCTGCGTTTCTCCCTGGTAACCGACCTGATCAGCTTTGCCCGCGCCGATGGTGCTTACTCCAACACGGAGGAGGAAATGGTAAACAAAATTGCCGCCTACCTTGGCATCAACCAGCAGCAAAAGCAGGTTCTGGAACAAGTAGTTGACCAAGCTGCGCACGTACCCCACGATGCCAATGACCCGGCCAAACAAGGCTTTTTGGGCGGCATTTCCGACAAGCTGTCGAACGTAGGAATTCCTAAAGGAGCCCTGATGGCGGGCCTGCTCGGGGTAGTGGCTCCCATGGTTATTTCCAGAGTGATGAACCGCGGCGGCGGAATGCCCGGTGGTGGCGGTGGCCTGCTCGGCGGCATGACCGGTGGTGGTACCATGGGGGGCCTGCTCGGGGGCGCGGCCCAAAGCGGCATGGGCGGTTTGCTCGGGGGCCTGCTCGGCGGTGGCCTCCTTGGCGGCATGATGGGCGGCGGGGGCCAGCAAAGCTCCTATGGCAATTATCCGCAGCAAGGCTCGCACGTGGGCAGTGGGGGCTTGGGCTCCCTAATGTCGATTCTGGGAGGCCTGGGCGGACAGCCTAACTCGCAGCCCCGCAGTGCTGGCGGTGGCGGGCTGGGTGGCCTGATGAACGGCGGTATGGGTGGCTTGCTCGGCGGTTTGCTCGGGGGCCGGTAA